The Mesorhizobium sp. B1-1-8 genome contains a region encoding:
- a CDS encoding EAL domain-containing protein: MLTVYNCIVHEHDLRLVALAALICGISSFSAVNLLRHVSRSTDRNRFAWLMIAATSTGFGIWATHFIAMLAFSPGIPNAYNAELSALSLAAAVALTAAGMWISTMRGSIDHCLVGGAVLGGGITAMHYVGMAAFEVEGRVEWNLLLVAASIVAGAFFAAMALLVVLRRPSLQATIGGTALLTLAICGLHFIAMAAVSIYPDSSIVISRHTIEPMSQAFAVAAVSLVILVLSAAALWIDLRFRRHRVEAERMHGLANAAVEGLIVCDGNRIVSANDSIATLSGIAAGTLNTMMLGDLFGERTANGIAGSNGQAQEVELRSRDGTRIPVELIARSIDYCGKPHDVVAVRDIRERKKAEQEILRLAHFDPLTGLANRRSFTGRLEADIAAAGPGGKDGQLALMLLDLDRFKEVNDLFGHAAGDAVLQKVAHRASSVLRQGQMLARLGGDEFAIIAPNLPDPQAASRIAEAVLSVLREEDRQSPGEALVSASIGIALYPLDADNQAALISHADTALYRAKAEGKDTYRYFEASMGAEARDRRAMEHDLRQAVARGEFRLVYQPQKEISSGRMVGFEALIRWRHPQHGDISPTVFIPVAEDSGAIMHIGEWVLATACEEAARWKNPLMVAVNVSAVQLHNPNFSRKVHEVLLRSGLAPGRLELEITETALIKDMPRALSTLRQVKALGVHVAMDDFGTGYSSLSNLRAFPFDKIKIDGSFIKSVDRNGQVAAIVRAVLGLGRGLGLPVLAEGVETVDELRFLDAEACEIGQGFYLGRPGPIEGFSDLTGVPASADDNDAGQRGSSILMLEPAAALRSA; this comes from the coding sequence ATGTTGACGGTCTACAATTGCATCGTGCATGAGCACGACCTGAGACTGGTCGCATTGGCGGCGCTGATTTGCGGAATTTCTTCGTTTTCAGCAGTCAACCTCCTTCGCCACGTCAGCCGATCTACCGACCGAAACCGTTTTGCCTGGCTGATGATTGCCGCCACATCGACCGGATTTGGCATCTGGGCAACGCATTTCATCGCGATGCTGGCGTTTTCACCGGGAATACCGAACGCCTACAATGCTGAATTGTCCGCGCTTTCGCTTGCCGCGGCCGTCGCCTTGACCGCCGCCGGGATGTGGATCTCCACCATGCGCGGCAGCATCGATCATTGTCTTGTCGGCGGCGCCGTCCTCGGCGGCGGCATCACCGCCATGCACTATGTCGGCATGGCGGCCTTCGAGGTGGAAGGACGGGTCGAATGGAACCTGCTGCTGGTCGCGGCCTCCATCGTGGCAGGCGCCTTTTTCGCGGCGATGGCGCTTCTCGTAGTGCTGCGCCGCCCGTCTCTTCAGGCCACAATCGGTGGCACCGCGCTGCTGACGCTGGCGATCTGCGGCCTGCATTTCATCGCCATGGCCGCGGTCTCGATCTATCCGGACTCTTCGATAGTGATATCCCGACACACGATCGAGCCGATGTCACAGGCCTTCGCCGTCGCCGCCGTCAGCCTCGTCATCCTTGTGCTCTCGGCGGCGGCACTCTGGATCGATCTGCGCTTCCGCCGCCACAGGGTCGAGGCCGAGCGCATGCACGGCTTGGCCAATGCCGCGGTGGAAGGGCTTATCGTCTGCGATGGCAACCGCATCGTCAGCGCCAATGACAGCATCGCGACTTTAAGCGGCATCGCCGCCGGCACGTTGAACACGATGATGCTTGGCGACCTTTTCGGCGAGCGTACCGCTAACGGCATCGCCGGCAGCAATGGCCAGGCGCAGGAAGTCGAGCTGCGAAGCCGGGACGGAACCCGGATTCCCGTCGAATTGATCGCCCGAAGCATCGACTATTGCGGCAAGCCGCACGACGTTGTCGCCGTCCGCGACATCCGCGAGCGCAAGAAGGCCGAGCAGGAGATCCTGCGGCTGGCGCATTTCGATCCGCTCACCGGGCTTGCCAACCGCCGCAGCTTCACCGGTCGGCTTGAAGCCGACATCGCAGCCGCGGGTCCAGGCGGCAAGGATGGGCAGCTCGCGCTCATGCTTCTCGATCTCGACCGCTTCAAGGAGGTGAACGATCTCTTCGGCCATGCCGCCGGCGATGCCGTGCTGCAGAAGGTGGCGCATCGCGCCTCAAGCGTGCTTCGTCAGGGGCAGATGCTGGCGCGTCTCGGTGGCGACGAATTCGCCATCATCGCGCCGAACCTTCCCGACCCGCAGGCCGCCAGCCGCATCGCTGAGGCGGTGCTTTCCGTCTTGCGCGAAGAGGACCGCCAGTCGCCCGGCGAGGCCCTGGTTTCAGCCAGCATCGGCATCGCGCTCTATCCGCTTGACGCCGACAACCAGGCGGCGCTCATCAGCCATGCCGATACCGCGCTTTACCGCGCCAAGGCCGAGGGCAAGGACACCTATCGCTATTTCGAAGCCTCCATGGGTGCGGAGGCGCGCGACCGGCGCGCCATGGAGCACGATTTGCGCCAGGCGGTGGCGCGCGGCGAGTTTCGGCTCGTCTACCAGCCGCAGAAGGAGATCAGCAGCGGCAGGATGGTCGGCTTCGAGGCGCTGATCCGCTGGCGGCATCCGCAGCATGGCGACATATCGCCCACTGTCTTCATCCCGGTTGCCGAGGACAGCGGCGCCATCATGCATATCGGCGAATGGGTGCTGGCGACGGCCTGCGAGGAGGCCGCCCGCTGGAAGAACCCGCTGATGGTCGCGGTCAATGTCTCGGCAGTGCAGCTCCACAATCCGAATTTCAGCCGCAAGGTGCATGAAGTCCTGCTGCGATCCGGCCTGGCGCCGGGCCGGCTGGAGCTTGAGATCACCGAGACGGCGCTGATCAAGGACATGCCGCGCGCCCTGTCCACCTTGCGCCAGGTCAAGGCGCTTGGCGTGCACGTTGCCATGGACGACTTCGGCACCGGCTACTCCTCGCTGTCCAATTTGCGCGCCTTTCCCTTCGACAAGATCAAGATCGACGGCTCTTTCATCAAATCGGTCGACAGGAACGGCCAGGTCGCGGCCATTGTGCGCGCCGTGCTGGGGCTGGGCCGCGGGCTCGGCCTGCCGGTGCTCGCTGAAGGCGTCGAGACGGTGGACGAACTGCGCTTCCTCGATGCCGAGGCCTGCGAGATCGGGCAAGGTTTTTACCTCGGCAGGCCCGGCCCGATCGAGGGGTTCAGCGATCTGACCGGCGTGCCGGCGTCGGCGGACGACAACGACGCCGGGCAGCGTGGCTCCAGCATCCTGATGCTGGAACCTGCCGCGGCGCTGCGCTCAGCCTGA
- a CDS encoding endonuclease/exonuclease/phosphatase family protein gives MLVPQLTHVPVADRKAMHDGPRDSATHLRLAAAMPALGEIEIGGKASRESAGETLTVMAWNVERLRHVDAIAATIAGRAPDVVLLSEVDKGMARSGNSHLLSRLADRLGHAFAYGVEFLELGTGNEAEQAATGKSENAEGFHGNAITSAVPLLRPFLIRLDAAGAWFLPEHGQPRIGGRMAIGGQLMVGDRRVTVVSVHLENRTNPVGRADQTRHLLDAIDKYDAQAPVLIGGDVNTLTATHGERHDDPAVWQALIAAEPDRLIRPERHEPLFTVLAGRGYDWRAANTLDQPTQRRAAGDPTPVGRIDWFFNRGLVASAPATLPALLPDGSPSSDHDAIVVTVRVA, from the coding sequence ATGCTGGTCCCGCAGCTTACACATGTGCCTGTCGCTGACCGCAAGGCAATGCACGATGGACCGCGTGACAGCGCCACCCATCTGCGCCTCGCGGCCGCGATGCCCGCGCTTGGCGAGATCGAGATCGGCGGCAAGGCGTCCCGCGAGTCCGCCGGCGAGACCCTTACCGTCATGGCCTGGAACGTCGAGCGGCTTCGTCATGTCGATGCCATCGCCGCAACGATCGCCGGCCGGGCGCCGGACGTTGTGCTGTTGTCCGAGGTCGACAAGGGCATGGCCCGCTCCGGCAATAGCCATCTCCTGAGCCGGCTTGCCGACAGGCTTGGCCATGCCTTCGCCTATGGCGTCGAGTTCCTCGAGCTCGGCACCGGCAACGAGGCGGAACAGGCAGCGACAGGCAAATCCGAGAACGCGGAAGGCTTTCACGGCAACGCCATAACCAGCGCTGTTCCGTTGCTTCGCCCTTTCCTCATTCGCCTGGATGCCGCCGGCGCCTGGTTCCTGCCGGAACACGGCCAGCCGCGCATTGGCGGCCGCATGGCGATCGGCGGCCAGCTGATGGTCGGTGATCGCCGGGTGACCGTTGTTTCAGTGCATCTGGAAAACCGCACCAACCCTGTCGGGCGGGCCGACCAGACGCGCCATCTCCTCGACGCCATCGATAAATACGATGCGCAGGCGCCGGTGCTGATCGGCGGCGACGTCAACACGCTGACCGCCACCCATGGGGAACGCCATGACGATCCGGCCGTGTGGCAGGCGCTGATCGCGGCCGAACCGGACCGGCTGATCCGCCCCGAGCGCCACGAGCCTTTGTTCACCGTGCTCGCCGGGCGAGGCTATGACTGGCGGGCCGCCAACACCCTCGACCAGCCGACACAGCGGCGGGCGGCTGGTGATCCGACGCCTGTCGGCCGCATCGACTGGTTCTTCAACCGCGGCCTCGTGGCCAGCGCGCCGGCAACCTTGCCGGCTTTGTTGCCGGATGGCAGTCCGAGCTCGGACCATGACGCGATTGTTGTAACGGTCCGCGTCGCTTGA
- a CDS encoding extracellular solute-binding protein, with protein sequence MTIIKRGLSALAAGALSTALAVPAFAEPVKFDFWFGLSGDLARVVDTLCKNFNASQSDYEVVCTSQGNYDATLQNTIAAFRAGKQPTVVQVYDVGTATMMLSGAYKPADKLMEENGYKIDYSDYFPGIARYYATSKGEMLSFPFNSSTALMYWNKDAFAKIGKTEAPKTWEDVGADLKALKDAGYDCPMAINISGNESWQLMEQFSAIHNQPIATKNNGYDGLDARLEMNKTKFVQYVTDLKKWYDAGLIKIKSKDLGQDMVQAFATGTCQVIMTSVGDHGTVGKTQKEGMNWDVAELPVYAGTERKNSLVGGASLWVLSGKSDAEYKGAAAFLNFIHDPKTALFWSTNTGYIPVTKSGFEYMKANGFYDKAPFKGRETAIASLTASEPTEITRGIRLGNFTQIRAEFGTQMQAIFANKVSVQEGIDNLVKNGNAILDRFQQTYPNKTLP encoded by the coding sequence ATGACGATCATCAAGCGGGGCCTTAGCGCCCTTGCCGCAGGCGCGCTCAGCACCGCGCTTGCGGTTCCTGCTTTTGCAGAGCCGGTTAAGTTCGATTTCTGGTTCGGCCTTTCGGGCGACCTCGCCCGCGTCGTCGATACGCTGTGCAAGAACTTCAACGCCTCGCAGTCCGATTATGAAGTGGTCTGCACCAGTCAGGGCAATTACGATGCCACGCTGCAGAACACTATCGCCGCCTTCCGCGCCGGCAAGCAGCCGACCGTCGTCCAGGTCTACGACGTCGGCACCGCCACGATGATGCTGTCGGGAGCCTACAAGCCGGCCGACAAGCTGATGGAGGAAAACGGCTACAAGATCGACTACAGCGACTATTTCCCCGGCATCGCCCGCTACTATGCGACGTCGAAGGGCGAGATGCTGTCCTTCCCGTTCAACTCGTCGACGGCGCTGATGTACTGGAACAAGGACGCCTTCGCCAAGATCGGCAAGACCGAGGCGCCCAAGACCTGGGAAGACGTCGGCGCCGACCTCAAGGCGCTGAAGGACGCCGGCTATGATTGCCCGATGGCGATCAACATCTCGGGCAACGAAAGCTGGCAGCTGATGGAGCAGTTCTCGGCCATCCACAACCAGCCGATCGCCACCAAGAACAATGGTTACGACGGCCTCGACGCCCGCCTGGAAATGAACAAGACCAAGTTCGTCCAGTACGTCACCGACCTCAAGAAGTGGTATGACGCCGGCCTCATCAAGATCAAGTCGAAGGATCTCGGCCAGGACATGGTGCAGGCCTTCGCGACCGGCACCTGCCAGGTCATCATGACCTCGGTCGGCGACCACGGCACGGTCGGAAAGACTCAGAAGGAAGGCATGAACTGGGATGTCGCCGAACTGCCGGTCTACGCCGGCACCGAGCGCAAGAACTCGCTGGTCGGCGGCGCCTCGCTATGGGTGCTCTCCGGCAAGTCGGACGCGGAGTACAAAGGTGCCGCGGCTTTCCTCAACTTCATCCACGACCCCAAGACCGCTTTGTTCTGGTCGACCAATACCGGCTATATCCCGGTTACGAAGTCGGGTTTCGAATACATGAAGGCCAACGGCTTCTACGATAAGGCGCCTTTCAAGGGCCGTGAAACGGCGATCGCCAGCCTGACCGCCTCGGAGCCGACCGAAATCACCCGCGGCATCCGGCTGGGCAATTTCACCCAGATTCGCGCCGAGTTCGGCACGCAGATGCAGGCGATCTTCGCCAACAAGGTCAGCGTGCAGGAAGGCATCGACAACCTGGTCAAGAACGGCAACGCGATCCTCGACCGCTTCCAGCAGACCTATCCGAACAAGACGCTGCCCTAA
- a CDS encoding carbohydrate ABC transporter permease — MEKRVTFGKWTIGILFAVPQLLLIFTFFYWPAGQAVYWSLTLQQPWGGGNIWVGLDNFRSILSNADYWNSITASLIFAGISTGLAMIIALVLAALTDRQLAGSRLYRVVLIWPYGIAAPALAMAFRFILAPEAGFMAVVNQFWPGFWDPGLDGADAMASIIVAFSWKYVGYNFIFFLAAFQAIPRSLIEAAAMDGSGIIRRFRDIQFPLITPTIFFLLVINITESFQDSFGIVDIMTSGGPANATNLMVYKIYSDGFRGLDYSGAAAQSIILMLLIILLTIFQFRFIERRVHYR; from the coding sequence ATGGAAAAACGCGTCACTTTCGGCAAATGGACGATCGGCATCCTGTTCGCGGTGCCGCAGCTGCTCCTGATCTTCACCTTCTTCTACTGGCCGGCCGGACAGGCGGTCTACTGGTCGCTGACGCTGCAGCAGCCGTGGGGCGGCGGCAACATCTGGGTCGGCCTCGACAATTTCCGCTCGATACTCTCCAACGCCGACTATTGGAATTCGATCACCGCCAGCCTGATCTTTGCAGGCATCAGCACCGGCCTCGCCATGATCATCGCGCTGGTGCTGGCGGCGCTGACCGATCGCCAGCTTGCCGGCTCGCGGCTCTACCGCGTCGTGCTGATCTGGCCCTACGGCATCGCCGCCCCGGCGCTGGCGATGGCCTTCCGCTTCATCCTGGCGCCGGAAGCCGGCTTCATGGCCGTCGTCAACCAGTTCTGGCCGGGCTTCTGGGATCCGGGCCTCGACGGCGCCGACGCGATGGCATCGATCATCGTCGCCTTCTCGTGGAAATATGTCGGCTATAATTTCATCTTCTTCCTCGCCGCCTTCCAGGCCATTCCGCGCTCGCTGATCGAGGCCGCGGCAATGGACGGCTCCGGTATCATCAGGCGCTTCCGCGACATCCAGTTTCCGCTGATCACGCCGACGATCTTCTTCCTTCTGGTCATCAACATCACCGAAAGCTTCCAGGATTCCTTCGGCATCGTCGACATCATGACTTCGGGCGGGCCGGCGAACGCCACCAATCTGATGGTCTACAAGATCTATTCGGACGGTTTCAGAGGCCTCGATTATTCGGGCGCCGCCGCGCAGAGCATCATCCTGATGCTGCTCATTATCCTGCTCACCATCTTCCAGTTCCGCTTCATCGAGCGGCGCGTGCATTATCGTTGA
- a CDS encoding ABC transporter permease subunit — MVERTPILNFLTHLILFAGFIFCVAPFVIVAVAASHNLKDVNDVPMSLLPGSDFWLNMKTAWTTADLGPKLFNSFVMAAGVAAGKVIISALTAFSIVYFRYPGRMFIFWLIFVTLMLPLEVRIVPTYAVVANVLSPYQAIMDVTGLSWLIEKVSGVQVQLSLGLLNSYTGLIMPLIATATGTFLYRQFFLTVPDELTEAARMDGAGALRFFIDILLPLSRNNMAALGTIMFLWAWNQYLWPLLITTDASHATAVTELKQLIPNVGGAPEWHIAMAGTLIVMLPPLLVVVLMQRWFVRGLIATEK, encoded by the coding sequence ATGGTCGAGCGCACCCCGATCCTCAATTTCCTGACGCATCTGATCCTGTTCGCCGGCTTCATTTTCTGCGTGGCGCCGTTCGTCATCGTGGCGGTCGCCGCCTCGCACAATCTGAAGGATGTCAACGACGTGCCGATGTCGCTGCTGCCCGGCAGCGACTTCTGGCTCAACATGAAGACCGCCTGGACGACGGCTGACCTTGGCCCGAAGCTGTTCAACAGCTTCGTCATGGCCGCCGGCGTCGCCGCCGGCAAAGTGATCATCTCGGCGCTGACCGCCTTCTCGATCGTCTATTTCCGCTATCCCGGCCGCATGTTCATCTTCTGGCTGATCTTCGTCACGCTGATGCTGCCGCTCGAAGTGCGCATCGTGCCGACCTATGCGGTGGTCGCCAACGTGCTGTCGCCCTACCAGGCGATCATGGATGTGACCGGGCTTTCCTGGCTGATCGAGAAGGTGTCGGGCGTGCAGGTCCAGCTCAGCCTGGGGCTGCTCAATTCCTACACCGGCCTGATCATGCCGCTGATCGCCACGGCCACGGGCACCTTCCTCTACCGCCAGTTCTTTCTGACGGTGCCGGACGAGCTCACCGAGGCCGCCCGCATGGACGGCGCCGGCGCGCTGCGCTTCTTCATCGACATTCTCCTGCCGCTGTCGCGCAACAACATGGCGGCGCTCGGCACCATCATGTTCCTGTGGGCCTGGAACCAGTATCTATGGCCGCTGCTGATCACCACCGACGCCAGCCACGCCACCGCGGTGACGGAGCTCAAGCAGCTCATCCCCAATGTCGGAGGCGCACCGGAATGGCATATCGCCATGGCCGGCACGCTGATCGTCATGCTGCCGCCGCTGCTCGTCGTGGTGCTGATGCAGCGCTGGTTCGTGCGCGGCCTGATCGCCACCGAAAAATAA
- the ugpC gene encoding sn-glycerol-3-phosphate ABC transporter ATP-binding protein UgpC, protein MASITIRDVKKSYAKMQVVHGVDLDIKSGEFVVILGPSGCGKSTLLRMIAGLEDISGGTIAIDGTVVNKLEPRERGCAMVFQNYALYPHMSVAQNIGYSLKVAGVAAAERTRRIQAVARILELEHLLDRKPMALSGGQRQRVAMGRAMIREPKVFLFDEPLSNLDAKLRVQMRSEIRKLHRRLNATSVFVTHDQVEAMTLADRLVVMNGGRVEQVGTPAEVYSRPASRFVATFVGAPAMNMLEGTVTLEGLSLLGDSHKLNVSRTGLPVGSKVAVGIRPEAVRMVASGTPGALDATVDLVEELGAGRVVYVDLDGAPFSVVTAETVHPAPGSTVGLQFAEKDLHFFSSETGSRLDVFKASVPLPAH, encoded by the coding sequence TTGGCCTCCATCACCATTCGCGACGTCAAGAAGAGCTACGCCAAGATGCAGGTCGTGCATGGCGTCGATCTCGACATCAAGTCGGGCGAATTCGTCGTCATCCTCGGCCCGTCGGGTTGCGGCAAGTCCACGCTGCTGCGCATGATCGCCGGGCTGGAGGACATCTCAGGCGGCACGATCGCCATCGACGGCACGGTCGTCAACAAGCTCGAGCCGCGCGAGCGCGGCTGCGCCATGGTGTTCCAGAACTACGCGCTCTATCCGCATATGAGCGTCGCCCAGAATATCGGCTATTCGCTGAAGGTGGCCGGCGTTGCCGCCGCCGAACGCACCCGGCGCATCCAGGCGGTCGCGCGCATCCTGGAGCTCGAACACCTGCTCGACCGCAAGCCGATGGCGCTCTCCGGCGGCCAGCGCCAGCGCGTCGCCATGGGCCGCGCCATGATCCGCGAGCCCAAGGTCTTCCTCTTCGACGAGCCGCTCTCCAATCTCGACGCCAAGCTGCGCGTGCAGATGCGCTCGGAAATCCGCAAGCTGCACCGCAGGCTGAACGCCACCTCGGTCTTCGTCACCCATGACCAGGTCGAGGCGATGACGCTCGCCGACCGCCTGGTGGTGATGAATGGCGGCCGCGTCGAGCAGGTCGGCACGCCGGCCGAAGTCTACAGCCGGCCGGCAAGCCGCTTCGTGGCGACCTTCGTCGGCGCGCCGGCCATGAACATGCTCGAGGGGACCGTCACGCTGGAAGGGCTGTCGCTGCTGGGCGACAGCCATAAGCTCAATGTCTCGCGCACCGGTCTCCCCGTCGGCTCGAAGGTGGCGGTGGGCATCCGGCCGGAGGCCGTGCGCATGGTCGCATCCGGCACGCCGGGAGCGCTCGACGCCACCGTCGACCTAGTCGAGGAACTGGGCGCGGGCCGGGTCGTCTATGTCGATCTCGACGGCGCGCCGTTCTCGGTGGTGACCGCGGAGACCGTCCACCCTGCACCAGGAAGCACGGTTGGCCTGCAGTTCGCGGAGAAGGATCTGCATTTCTTCTCCTCCGAGACAGGCAGTCGCCTCGACGTGTTCAAGGCTTCGGTGCCGCTTCCCGCCCACTGA
- a CDS encoding phosphodiesterase — translation MKIIQVTDVHLGRRGELRYGADLHERLDRCIDHINARHGDAALCVFTGDLTESGDAQSYADLKSALGRLSVPYRLLPGNHDRRANLIAAFPENPADGNGFVQSVFDTPEGRLVFLDSLAEGRVTGELSDDRLVWLDTQLGEAAGKAVYLFLHHPPVELGLSLLDPLGLEQPHRLLDLLTHHGNVRCIFFGHVHRDIAGTVAGIPFSAQRGLHARFMLDLIGDEMVEQAPPAYSIILIDGARVVIHSCDFLEEWPLWSPATGERAR, via the coding sequence ATGAAGATCATCCAGGTCACCGACGTGCATCTTGGCCGGCGGGGCGAGCTACGCTATGGCGCGGACCTGCATGAGCGGCTCGACCGCTGCATCGACCATATCAATGCCCGCCACGGCGACGCCGCGCTTTGCGTCTTCACCGGCGATCTGACCGAATCTGGCGACGCCCAGAGCTATGCCGACCTGAAATCGGCGCTGGGTAGGCTCTCCGTACCTTACCGGCTGCTTCCCGGAAACCACGACCGGCGCGCCAACCTGATCGCCGCCTTTCCCGAAAACCCCGCCGACGGGAACGGCTTCGTGCAATCGGTCTTCGACACGCCGGAAGGGCGGCTCGTTTTCCTCGACAGCCTGGCGGAAGGCCGCGTCACCGGCGAATTGTCCGACGACCGGCTCGTCTGGCTCGATACGCAGCTCGGCGAGGCTGCCGGCAAGGCCGTCTATCTCTTCCTGCATCATCCGCCGGTCGAGCTTGGTCTGTCGCTGCTCGATCCGCTCGGCCTCGAACAGCCGCACCGGCTGCTCGACCTGCTGACGCACCACGGCAATGTCCGCTGCATCTTCTTCGGCCATGTCCATCGCGACATAGCCGGCACCGTCGCCGGCATCCCGTTCTCGGCGCAGCGCGGCCTGCATGCCCGTTTCATGCTCGATCTCATCGGCGACGAGATGGTCGAGCAGGCGCCGCCCGCCTATTCGATCATCCTGATCGACGGTGCCCGCGTCGTCATCCACAGCTGCGATTTTCTGGAAGAATGGCCGCTCTGGTCGCCGGCGACCGGTGAGCGGGCACGTTAG
- a CDS encoding ABC transporter ATP-binding protein, with translation MSFLELNDVAKYYGKVAALAGVDLTVESGSRTAIVGPSGCGKTTLLRLIAGFEAPDRGRIMLDGQVLANGGHAVPAHRRGIGVVAQDGALFPHLTIADNIGFGMARHEEARAERIVELAYIVGLDKAVLKRRPHELSGGQQQRVALARAMAMKPRLMLLDEPFSALDTGLRASMRKAVAELLETAGITTILVTHDQAEALSFASQVAVMRDGLFSQVGTPRELYFQPRDRMVAEFLGDAIILPAKIAGGFAISPLGRIAVDTAERRDVARIMLRPEQVLLKRTSREGMSGTPDMLFGEVTGSEFAGSVCTIAVRLLNSPDPPDAAAIGNTPLILRKTGMDAPAIGEIVRLTVSGKAHVFA, from the coding sequence ATGAGCTTCCTCGAACTCAACGACGTGGCGAAGTATTACGGCAAGGTGGCGGCACTTGCCGGCGTCGACCTTACCGTCGAAAGCGGTAGCCGCACCGCGATCGTCGGGCCGTCCGGCTGCGGCAAGACCACCTTGCTCAGGCTGATCGCCGGTTTTGAAGCGCCGGATCGCGGCCGCATCATGCTCGACGGCCAGGTACTCGCCAATGGCGGCCATGCTGTGCCGGCGCATCGCCGCGGCATCGGCGTGGTGGCCCAGGACGGCGCCCTGTTTCCGCATCTGACCATCGCCGACAACATCGGTTTCGGGATGGCGCGCCATGAAGAGGCCCGCGCCGAGCGCATCGTTGAGCTCGCCTATATCGTCGGGCTCGACAAGGCGGTCCTGAAACGCCGCCCGCACGAGCTCTCCGGCGGCCAGCAGCAGCGCGTCGCGCTTGCCCGCGCCATGGCGATGAAACCCAGGCTGATGCTGCTCGACGAGCCGTTCTCGGCGCTCGATACCGGCTTGCGCGCCTCGATGCGCAAGGCGGTGGCCGAGCTTTTGGAAACGGCCGGAATCACCACCATCCTGGTCACCCACGACCAGGCCGAGGCGCTGTCCTTCGCCAGCCAGGTCGCGGTGATGCGAGACGGCCTGTTCTCGCAGGTCGGCACGCCGCGCGAGCTTTATTTCCAGCCCAGGGACAGGATGGTCGCCGAATTCCTCGGCGACGCGATCATACTGCCGGCCAAGATCGCCGGCGGTTTTGCCATTTCGCCGCTCGGCCGCATCGCCGTCGACACGGCTGAGCGGCGCGATGTCGCCCGCATCATGCTGCGGCCCGAGCAGGTGCTGCTGAAGCGTACCTCGCGCGAGGGCATGTCGGGCACGCCCGACATGCTGTTCGGCGAAGTGACGGGATCCGAATTCGCGGGTTCCGTCTGCACTATCGCGGTGCGGCTGCTCAACAGCCCGGATCCGCCGGATGCGGCGGCGATCGGCAACACGCCGCTCATCCTGCGCAAGACCGGCATGGACGCCCCGGCCATCGGCGAGATCGTGCGCCTTACCGTCTCCGGCAAGGCGCATGTCTTCGCCTGA